A genomic segment from Flavobacterium sp. 9R encodes:
- a CDS encoding ABC transporter ATP-binding protein → MENKVLQTIGLSKYFYDPVKFQVLKEIDMSINHGEFVSIVGKSGCGKSTLLYLLSTMDTDYDGQLFVNNQLITGKSDKELALIRNEKIGFVFQFHYLLNEYNVLKNVMLPGLKLAKFSEKEVEHRAMEHLKTLDMHEHALKLPNQLSGGQKQRVAIARALINDPLIIMGDEPTGNLDKKNSDLVFDIFKQLTHEQKQTLLIVTHDNDFAERSDRTITMQDGRIIKS, encoded by the coding sequence ATGGAAAATAAAGTACTGCAAACCATCGGATTGAGTAAATATTTTTATGATCCCGTAAAATTTCAAGTATTGAAGGAAATTGATATGAGTATCAATCATGGCGAGTTTGTTTCAATTGTTGGTAAATCAGGTTGTGGAAAGTCAACGTTGTTGTATTTGCTTTCGACTATGGATACAGATTATGACGGGCAATTGTTTGTGAATAATCAACTGATTACTGGAAAATCAGATAAAGAATTGGCTTTGATACGCAACGAAAAAATTGGCTTTGTTTTTCAATTTCATTATTTGCTCAATGAATATAATGTACTTAAAAACGTGATGCTTCCGGGATTGAAATTGGCTAAATTTTCTGAAAAAGAAGTGGAGCATCGTGCAATGGAGCATCTGAAAACATTAGACATGCACGAACATGCTTTGAAGTTACCCAATCAATTGAGTGGTGGACAAAAACAAAGGGTAGCTATTGCAAGGGCGTTAATCAATGATCCTTTAATCATTATGGGAGATGAACCTACAGGAAATTTAGATAAAAAAAACAGCGACTTAGTGTTTGATATTTTTAAGCAATTGACCCATGAGCAGAAACAGACGCTATTGATTGTAACGCATGATAATGATTTTGCAGAGCGTTCAGATAGAACGATAACTATGCAAGACGGTCGAATCATAAAAAGTTAA